In Amia ocellicauda isolate fAmiCal2 chromosome 7, fAmiCal2.hap1, whole genome shotgun sequence, one genomic interval encodes:
- the LOC136753009 gene encoding dual specificity protein phosphatase 16 translates to MVIYTEIHRPHISLILPRLYLGAQSDVTKDCLSSLGISDVLSVSRCCPQPSFLSPTRFLRVPIDDSLNDQLLPWLPLALLFIDQSRGQRGGVLVHCAAGVSRSAALAVAYVMHHLGQGLDDAYRFVKDRRPSISPNFNFLGQLQHFQIILAQRGRLINRCPLSLPPACSMSNYCAGLCPTDPRPANQKSPKDSDINDYDNNDDDDNNNKDESDDNAGKGERAPTIQCGSDVTIQTGNQIVSLGSHPCNNSVSNHSYSCSSFPSPSSMPHSLHFPLSSSSLPFSISQPPNPLPQSTDTLRAQRLSIADTQTHISTTTFTRIATCTRTGTVPTPSSSSYSSPSILQTIPPPSLHSLHNPVPKSPCPSPSQPKPNHRSPPTETPPHTPGSLSGKRRSLSLSLSLSLPYPSLDGQQGGHNSCLVAEEATEDLIEPGIPVSTINLTLFKLVSWGERLLLGSLLGTRVTKSGKRGCKGVEGEEKGRRRVTTSPSPPLTQPPTQTSTLPTALRPRVRPLTVFTGGVPSYKHQIFAECHLAGRVQRVVGCCKTVKM, encoded by the exons atggTGATCTATACAGAAATACACAGGCCCCATATCTCCCTCATCCTCCCTCGCCTCTATCTGGGAGCCCAGAGTGATGTCACCAAG GACTGCTTGTCCTCCCTGGGTATTTCGGATGTCCTCAGTGTGAGCCGCTGCTGCCCCCAGCCCTCCTTCCTGTCCCCCACGCGGTTCCTGCGTGTGCCCATCGATGACTCCCTCAATGACCAGCTGCTGCCTTGGCTGCCTTTGGCTCTGCTCTTCATCG atCAGTCTCGTGGTCAGCGCGGGGGGGTGCTGGTCCACTGTGCGGCCGGAGTGTCCCGGTCAGCTGCTCTGGCTGTCGCTTACGTCATGCACCATCTGGGGCAAGGACTGGATGATGCCTACCG GTTTGTGAAAGACAGACGTCCCTCCATCTCACCTAACTTCAACTTCCTGGGACAACTGCAGCACTTTCAGATCATACTGGCACAGAGGGGCCGTCTAATCAATCGCTGCCCTCTGTCTCTGCCCCCTGCCTGCTCAATGTCCAATTACTGTGCCGGTCTTTGCCCCACTGACCCCAGGCCAGCTAATCAGAAGAGCCCCAAGGACAGTGACATCAACGACTATGACAACAATGACGacgacgacaacaacaacaaggatGAGAGTGATGACAATGCAGGGAAGGGGGAGAGAGCACCCACAATTCAGTGTGGCAGTGATGTCACAATACAGACAGGCAATCAGATTGTGTCATTGGGCTCCCATCCCTGCAATAACAGTGTGTCCAATCACAGCTACTCCTGCTCCTCCTTCCCCTCCCCATCCTCTATGCCCCACTCCCTCCACTTCCCCCTgtcttcctcctctctccctttctccatcTCCCAGCCTCCTAAccctcttcctcagagcacagaTACTTTGAGGGCACAAAGACTCTCTATCGCAGACACCCAGACCCATATTTCTACTACTACTTTTACCCGTATTGCTACTTGTACACGTACTGGCACTGTCCCTacaccctcctcctcctcctactcCTCCCCCTCCATACTCCAAACAATACCTCCCCCCTCCCTGCATTCCCTCCACAACCCTGTCCCCAAGTCTCCATGCCCATCCCCCAGCCAACCAAAGCCCAACCATCGCTCCCCACCCACCGAGACCCCACCCCACACCCCTGGGTCTCTCTCAGGCAAGCGTAGGAGCCTGTCGTTGTCTCTCTCCCTATCCCTCCCCTACCCCTCCCTGGATGGCCAACAAGGGGGGCACAACAGCTGTCTGGTAGCTGAGGAAGCCACAGAAGACCTGATTGAACCAGGGATCCCAGTGTCCACCATTAACCTTACCCTGTTCAAACTGGTCAGCTGGGGAGAGCGGCTCCTGCTGGGCTCTTTGCTAGGGACTAGGGTCACCAAAAGTGGGAAGAGAGGGTGCAAGGGAGTGGAAGGAGAAGagaaggggaggaggagggtcACGACATCCCCATCCCCACCCCTCACCCAACCTCCAACTCAAACTTCGACCCTACCCACTGCACTCCGGCCCCGAGTCCGACCCTTGACCGTGTTTACAGGGGGTGTGCCCAGCTATAAGCACCAGATTTTCGCAGAGTGCCATCTGGCTGGGAGGGTCCAGAGGGTGGTGGGGTGTTGCAAGACAGTGAAgatgtga